The Mauremys reevesii isolate NIE-2019 linkage group 13, ASM1616193v1, whole genome shotgun sequence genome contains a region encoding:
- the LOC120380957 gene encoding olfactory receptor 10C1-like, whose amino-acid sequence MGNKTSVTEFVILGLSNHTDGNIVLFVVFLCIYIFTMLGNILIIIAISVDPDLHTPMYFFLRNLSFLEICYTSVTLPKMLANLLSEDKTISFAGCAVQMYFFLFFGGTECFLLAAMAYDRYCAICNPLRYTAIMNKRVCIQLSSGSWICGMLVALEHTIFIFTLPFCGPNVINHFLCEMQPLLKLVCGDTYWNEIQIIVGAAIILILPLLLILVFFTFVISTILKISSAEGRCKIFSTCSSHLIVVTLFYGMALIMYVRPKSSFSPDVNKLLSLF is encoded by the coding sequence atgggaaataagACCTCCGTGACTGAGTTTGTCATACTTGGCCTCTCTAACCACACAGACGGGAATATCgttctgtttgtggtgtttctatgCATATACATCTTCACAATGCTGGGAAACATCCTCATAATCATTGCCATAAGTGTCGATCCagaccttcacacccccatgtatttcttTCTCAGGAACTTGTCCTTTCTGGAGATCTGCTACACCTCGGTCACTCTGCCCAAGATGCTGGCCAACCTCCTCTCAGAAGACAAAACCATCTCCTTTGCTGGTTGTGCTGTACAAATGTATTTCTTTCTATTCTTTGGTGGAACAGAGTGCTTCCTCCTAGCTGCTATGGCCTATGACCGCTACTGTGCCATATGCAACCCACTGCGCTACACCGCCATCATGAATAAGAGGGTTTGCATCCAGCTGTCTAGTGGCTCATGGATCTGTGGCATGCTGGTGGCCCTGGAGCACACAATCTTTATTTTCACACTTCCTTTTTGTGGACCCAATGTTATCAACCACTTCTTGTGTGAGATGCAGCCGCTGCTGAAGCTGGTGTGCGGGGACACCTACTGGAATGAGATCCAGATCATCGTGGGTGCTGCTATCATCCTCATTCTGCCATTGTTGCTGATCCTGGTCTTCTTCACCTTTGTCATCTCCACCATTCTTAAAATTAGCTCTGCCGAAGGCAGGTGCAAAatattttccacctgctcctcacaCCTCATTGTGGTGACCTTGTTCTATGGGATGGCCCTTATCATGTATGTGCGCCCCAAGTCCAGCTTTTCTCCAGATGTGAACAAGTTACTCTCTCTGTTCTAA